GCCTGGTCTACAATTTCAGTATTGACCACAACTAGAACAGCTTTCTGCTTTGAGTACTTCGTAACAGTCTACTCGCCCACATCTTTATAATATTGTTCTGCATAAGAGTAAGATTGCAAGACACCTCTAGCCTTATCTCAACTATTGTGTAGCGACTAATCAATTTCTAATTTTATCGCTGCTAGATTTGAGTGTGTTTAAAGAGTCATTCTACTCTTAAGTAATTTTAGTTAGACTATTTGCCTAATTGTTACTGAATTTGCTCCGCATTTTCATTGACTATTAGGGTTGCTTATGTGTAAAATAATACTTAAATATAATTAATTTTTGGTTACCTTCCTTAATTTAAGACGAAGGATTTTTAACCTAAAGCGATTATCAGCATTACTGAATAAATACCAACAAACAGGAGATACCAAAATATTATGGGAGATAAAGATTTTTTCTTAGAGCCTGATGATGCAATGACCATGGGCAACATCAACTACATGAGAAAAGCGACAAGAACTAAAAGAACTTTCCCCAAGACTCTCAAAAACAAAGATGGTTTTGCCTTTGACAACGAAGTTTCTTCGATTGAAAACCGAACTAATCTTTACAAAGGCAGCAACACTAACCAAAACACCTTGGAAAACACTGTTTTCAATCCTACTCCTAGCTCTGAGTCTCAGGCAGGGATTACAGGAGGTTCAATAGTTACTCAAACTAAGCAAGTTCAGCCACAGACTAATCTAACTAGTGGCTTTAAGACACCAATTTCTCAGCCTACTCAACAGTCTCCTGAAAAACGTCGCCAATCAGACAAAAGTATGGATATGTTCCGCAACATGGCTAAAGGTATGCGTGGTAGAAAATAATTAAGATTGGGTTGACAGCTTGTTTAATAAGGCTGTTGATATATAAAGCATTTATCCGAGGTGAACTGTAACAATTCACCTCTTTTTTTGGGCTTTTTGAGCGATATTGTGAAAACTAATTTACGATATTGCTGAAACAAGTAAGATAAAGCTTACGGAATTAAAACTGTTTAATAAGGAGTAAAAATTAATGACCAATACGCAAACCAGAAAAGCCGATCACCTGCGTATTTGTCTAGAAGACGACGTACAGTTTCGTAATTTGTCTAATGGATTAGACAAATACCGTTTCGATCACTCCTGTTTGCCAGAACTTGATTTAAATGAAGTAGATATTAGTACTCAGTTTCTGGGCAAAACTTTAAACGCGCCACTTTTAATTTCCTCGATGACAGGGGGAACAGAACAGGCAAAAAAGATTAATTGCCGTTTAGCTATAGCAGCACAAAAACACGGTTTAGCAATGGGAGTAGGTTCACAACGCATTGCGGTGGAAAATCCTGATGTAGCACATACTTTTGCAGTGCGATCGCTTGCTCCCAATGCGATGTTGTTTGCCAACTTAGGAGCAGTACAGCTTAACTATACTTACGGTTTAGAACAGTGTTTACGGGTAGTCGAAATTCTTGGCGCAGATGCTCTAATTCTACACCTCAATCCTTTACAAGAATGTATCCAACCCAATGGCGATACCAGATTTAAAGGCTTACTGAATAAGATCGAGCAGCTATGTCAACAAATTAATGTTCCTGTAATTGCCAAAGAAGTAGGCAACGGTATTTCTAACAGCATGGCAACTAAACTAGTTAATGCAGGAGTAAGCATCATCGATGTAGCAGGTGCAGGGGGAACATCCTGGGCAAAGGTAGAAAGCCGAAGAGCCGAGAATAACCTACAGCGTCGACTTGGTAGAACCTTTGCTGATTGGGGAATTTCTACCGCCGACTGTATTGTTCAAATTCGTTCTTCACATCCAGAGTTGCCTTTGATTGCTTCTGGAGGTTTGCGAGACGGGATGGAAGTGGCTAAAGCGATCGCTCTGGGAGCAGATTTAGCTGGATTGGCTTTTCCTTTCTTGCAAGCAGCATCCGAATCTGAAGCAGCGATAGATGAGTTGATTGAGTTATTAATTGCCGAGATCAAAACCGTCTTATTTTGCACGGGTAACGCCAATTTATCTGAACTGACGCGATCGCCATCGTTAATTAAAGTTAATTAATCTTAAACTTTAACTTGCCCTATAACTGTCCAATCTCACTAAGCGATCAATAAAGTACAAGTTTTATGTTATTTGACAAGCATTCCATAAAACATTTAATCTAAATTATGAATGAGCGACTTCCTCAACAAACGAACCAAGAGAAATCTTATAATTATCAGCATTTCTACCAACTTCGATCATAAACATCTACCAATGAGTTTAATTAGTTCACTTAAGAACTCAGTAACCAACAATTTGACCATAAATCAAACAAGATTACTCCGTAACATTGTTGAGCCACCCTTTTTATATTCGCAACTGTCCAAACATTCGACGCTTATTTTGGGTTGTCAGCGTAGCGGTACTACCTTAATATATCTAATACTTAATGCTCATCCACAGGTTAAAGGAATTGATGAAACAGAAACTAATTATTCTTTTCCGCATCAAAGTGTTTTGTATAACAACTCCAAAAACAACTATTTAACTTGTCTAAAATTACCCAATCAAACCTTTAATTTAAAGTATATAATACAACATTTT
Above is a genomic segment from Coleofasciculaceae cyanobacterium containing:
- the fni gene encoding type 2 isopentenyl-diphosphate Delta-isomerase, whose amino-acid sequence is MTNTQTRKADHLRICLEDDVQFRNLSNGLDKYRFDHSCLPELDLNEVDISTQFLGKTLNAPLLISSMTGGTEQAKKINCRLAIAAQKHGLAMGVGSQRIAVENPDVAHTFAVRSLAPNAMLFANLGAVQLNYTYGLEQCLRVVEILGADALILHLNPLQECIQPNGDTRFKGLLNKIEQLCQQINVPVIAKEVGNGISNSMATKLVNAGVSIIDVAGAGGTSWAKVESRRAENNLQRRLGRTFADWGISTADCIVQIRSSHPELPLIASGGLRDGMEVAKAIALGADLAGLAFPFLQAASESEAAIDELIELLIAEIKTVLFCTGNANLSELTRSPSLIKVN